A genome region from Nitrospirota bacterium includes the following:
- a CDS encoding F0F1 ATP synthase subunit epsilon: MGGKSVKLKVILPEEVLLEEAARKVKAEDERGSFTLLPRHVDLATSLVPGILSFEDDSGREVFVALDAGVLVKAGGDVLVCTRRAVLGPDLGQLREHVREQFMVLDERERAARSVMARLEAGLIRQHIRLEE; encoded by the coding sequence GTGGGAGGCAAGAGCGTGAAGCTCAAGGTCATCCTGCCCGAGGAGGTCCTGCTTGAGGAGGCAGCGCGCAAAGTGAAGGCCGAGGACGAGCGGGGCTCCTTCACCCTCCTGCCCCGGCACGTGGACCTGGCCACCTCCCTTGTGCCGGGCATCCTGTCCTTTGAGGACGACTCCGGCCGGGAGGTGTTCGTCGCCCTGGACGCGGGGGTGCTCGTCAAGGCCGGGGGCGACGTGCTGGTCTGCACCCGGCGTGCCGTGCTGGGGCCGGACCTGGGGCAGCTCAGGGAGCACGTGCGGGAGCAGTTCATGGTGCTTGACGAGAGGGAGCGGGCGGCCCGCTCGGTCATGGCGCGGCTTGAGGCCGGCCTCATCCGTCAGCACATACGGCTGGAGGAGTGA